In one Candidatus Delongbacteria bacterium genomic region, the following are encoded:
- a CDS encoding chemotaxis protein CheV, translating into MTNDLKIVEFTINDQHFGLNVAKVQEIIIFDHDLIKTGSIHEAIRGVFDHRDQMLPLIDISIWLGNSTKKDILKSKVMICEFNGEKYSFLVDNVLQIRELSWKDLENPQKIISTEKSGIIGVIRNFENIIVMLDVEKIIDDISSNSGMKEVVVEKFIQGREDKRILIAEDSPFVRKMLYNSFYNTGYKDITIFENGKTLFEELLRVKKLCESGVCSSKPKLIITDLEMPQISGDFIIKELKEDKVLSDIPILVFSSLTSSQVKNNIKNLDNEFFVSKPNIGLLIKKTDEILFNTEP; encoded by the coding sequence ATGACAAACGATCTAAAAATTGTTGAGTTTACAATTAATGACCAGCATTTCGGGCTAAATGTAGCCAAAGTGCAGGAGATAATTATTTTTGATCATGATCTTATAAAAACAGGTTCGATTCATGAGGCAATAAGAGGAGTCTTTGACCACAGAGATCAGATGTTACCTTTAATTGATATTTCCATTTGGTTGGGTAATAGTACTAAAAAGGATATCTTGAAATCGAAGGTTATGATTTGTGAGTTTAACGGAGAGAAGTATTCCTTTTTGGTAGATAATGTTTTGCAGATTAGAGAGTTAAGCTGGAAAGACTTAGAAAATCCTCAGAAAATTATTTCTACAGAAAAATCGGGAATAATTGGAGTAATTCGTAATTTTGAAAATATAATTGTAATGTTGGACGTAGAAAAAATAATTGATGATATTAGTTCTAACTCGGGAATGAAAGAGGTTGTAGTAGAGAAATTTATTCAAGGAAGAGAGGATAAGAGAATTTTGATTGCAGAGGATTCTCCTTTTGTTCGAAAAATGCTATATAACTCATTCTATAATACTGGTTACAAGGATATTACAATATTTGAGAATGGTAAAACATTGTTTGAAGAATTATTGAGAGTTAAGAAACTTTGTGAAAGCGGTGTATGTTCTTCCAAGCCTAAACTGATTATAACCGATCTTGAAATGCCACAAATCAGTGGAGATTTTATTATTAAAGAGTTGAAAGAGGATAAGGTACTATCAGATATTCCTATACTTGTTTTTAGCTCACTTACCTCAAGTCAGGTTAAGAACAATATCAAAAATTTGGATAACGAGTTTTTTGTTTCAAAACCCAATATTGGTCTTCTTATAAAAAAAACAGATGAAATTTTGTTTAACACAGAACCTTAA
- a CDS encoding MFS transporter yields MQIFTYIKVFLKRNYPAFRHQNYRLYWLGQTVSVTGTWMQTIAQSWLVYKLTDSPFLMGLVGAAQFTPVLIFSLFAGVYLDRIPKKNLLLFTQFSMMILAFIMTGLVFFQTVQYWHILILATLLGVANTMDMPARQTFMMELVGKNHLTSAIALNSVTFNLARIVGPSLAGLLMAYFNIEICFLINGLSFIVVIYFLVRMKTEKIVVKVKEKVTRQIKDGLKYVFADKLLMKSVTLLFVVGTLAVNYGILIPVYTKEVLSADAQVYGFLMSGLGLGAISGGLFISAKSEILNRKFILNVFPFMISVSLFIIGFSTNFYLTFSLLFLNGVFNIFFFNTVNTTLQINSKAEYRGRVMSIYTMVFAGSTPFGNLIAGSLSDVVNIEAGFIGCAVLIAVFSLLIHKKIENS; encoded by the coding sequence ATGCAAATATTTACTTATATAAAAGTTTTTTTAAAGAGAAATTATCCAGCATTTAGACACCAAAATTATAGGCTGTACTGGCTTGGACAAACAGTTTCTGTTACAGGAACATGGATGCAGACAATAGCTCAATCATGGCTTGTTTATAAGTTGACTGACTCGCCATTCCTAATGGGACTTGTTGGTGCAGCTCAATTTACTCCGGTATTGATATTTTCTCTTTTTGCTGGTGTGTATCTCGATAGGATTCCTAAAAAGAACCTTCTTCTGTTTACTCAATTTTCCATGATGATCCTTGCTTTTATTATGACTGGGTTAGTTTTTTTTCAGACTGTTCAATATTGGCATATTTTGATCCTTGCAACACTTCTAGGTGTGGCGAATACCATGGATATGCCAGCACGGCAAACTTTTATGATGGAGCTTGTTGGTAAAAATCATCTTACGAGTGCTATTGCTTTGAACTCTGTTACTTTCAATCTTGCAAGGATTGTTGGTCCATCCTTGGCTGGACTTTTAATGGCGTATTTTAATATTGAGATATGTTTCCTTATCAATGGGTTGTCCTTTATTGTGGTAATCTATTTTCTTGTCAGAATGAAAACTGAAAAAATAGTTGTTAAGGTTAAAGAAAAAGTTACTAGGCAGATTAAGGATGGATTAAAATATGTATTTGCAGATAAACTTTTAATGAAATCTGTTACTCTGTTGTTTGTTGTTGGTACTTTAGCTGTTAATTATGGAATTTTAATTCCTGTCTACACAAAAGAGGTTCTAAGTGCTGATGCACAGGTATACGGTTTCTTAATGTCTGGTTTGGGATTGGGAGCCATAAGTGGAGGTTTGTTTATATCTGCAAAAAGTGAAATTTTGAATAGAAAATTCATTCTCAATGTTTTTCCGTTTATGATATCAGTTTCTCTATTTATAATAGGTTTCTCAACGAATTTTTACTTAACATTTTCTTTACTTTTCTTGAATGGTGTTTTTAATATATTTTTCTTTAATACTGTTAATACTACATTGCAGATCAATTCAAAAGCGGAGTACAGAGGCAGAGTGATGAGTATTTATACTATGGTTTTTGCGGGAAGTACACCTTTTGGGAATTTAATTGCTGGATCACTTTCAGACGTTGTAAATATTGAGGCTGGATTTATTGGTTGTGCTGTATTAATAGCCGTTTTCAGTTTGTTGATACACAAAAAAATTGAGAATTCTTAA